The window GCCGTGTACCAGGTGGGCTTGGCCTCGTCCATCCAGGCGAAGAACTTCAGCGCGTTGAAGCCGGGTGTGCAGAACACCTGCGAGCCTGCCGACAGCGGCGCCAGCACGCCGGCGATCAGGCCGTGGATATGGAACAGCGGCATGATGTTCAGGCCGATGTCGCCGGCCGTGAACTGCAGCGTCTTCCGGATGTTGGCCGCCGAGGCGCAGAGGTTGCCGACCGACAGCGGTACGATCTTCGGCCGCGAGGTCGTGCCCGAGGTGTGCAGCACCATGCCCACGTCGCCCGCCTCGCCGTAACCACCCTGCCCGGCTGCAGCGGCGCTGCCACCGTCCCGTGCGGCCAGCCGGAAGCTGCCGGCCGGCGCGCCGGGCTCGACGATGAGGTCGACGACCCGCACCCCGAGCTTCTGCGCCACCTCGATCGCCGTCGAGCTGCTGCCCTGCTCGACGATCAGCAGCTTGGCGTTCAGGTCCGACAGGTAGAACTCGAACTCGTCGGCACGATAGGCCGGGTTCAGCGGCGCGCTGGTCGTGCCCGAGGCACAGGCCATGTAACAGGTGGCCATCTCGGGGCCGTTGTTCAGCACGATGGCGACGCGGTCGTTGCGCCCGGCGCCCAGCGCATTCAGGCTCGCCAGCGTGGCATCGACCAGCGCACGCAATTCACGGTAGGACAGCGCAGTGCGGCCCGGCGCGGAGATCGCGGGGGCAGCATCGGCGCCGTGGGCAAGCAGGTCTTTCAGCGAGGTTTGCATCGGTCTCTGAATGTTGAGGCGGCCTGCGGCCGCGGATCGTCGGGAGCTGGAGACAAATGTACGGAGGCCATCGCGCCGGCACATCCGGGCGCTCCCCATGCAGGGGCGTCGGGGCGCAGACCGCGGGTGGGTCACGTCGCCTGCGTCGCAGATCACGACGCGCGGAGGTTCAGCAGGGCTTGAGCCGAGGGGTGCTCGGACAATCTGCAACGAAGAACATGAACTGCCGTGTGAGGCCGTTCCGCGAAGATTTATACCCCATGCCGGCGAAACGACCAATCCTGCGCAGGCGCACGGCCGCAACGCAATCGGCACGTGTGAACACAAATATGTCGCCGACGGTCGATAGGCGTGGGCACCACGCCATGCCCCGGGCCTACTTGGTAGAGCCGCTGAACTTGAGCTGCGCCATCTCGTCACAGTAGCGCTGGCTCATGTCGAGCCAGCGCTCCCGCGCGTCGCTCATGCGGTCGATCAACTCGGACATGACGGTCCAGTTCATGTCGGCACCGAGCGAGGCGGTCGTCTGGAGCAGGCGCTTGTACTCGGCGGCCACCGCCTCCCAGGCCTCGAAGGCCTGCAGGATGTCCTGCAAGTTCACGGGGGTCTCTGCGGCCATGGCGTCGCGTCTGGAGATTGGGCGTGCCGAAGTATTGCCCAACTGCCCCGCAATGCGCCCGCGGTCGCGCGCCACGCGGAGGCTTGCGTTTGTCGGCCTACCCCGCTAGCGTGCCTGCCATCGCAGCCCCAACCTACAGCCGGCAGGTCCGGCCGCCGGGAAACCCATGAAGAACCTTGCCCGCTACATCCTCTGCCTGTCGCCGCTCGCCTGCTCGACGGCTTTTGCACAAGCTGCGGAGGTCAAGGTGCTGCGGGATCTGGACGCCACCGGCCGGACCACATTGACCCGCGAGGAGCTCGTACAGCTGCTGCCTGGCGCCAACATGAGCCGCATCTCGGCAAAGGGCAACACACACATCTGGAAGAACGAGAGTGGCGGCAGCTTCATCATCTCGTCGGACAACCGCGACCGCGGCGCGGTCGCCTCGACGGCAGCCGGCAAGTGGAGCATCTCCGACGACGGCCGCTACTGTGTGCTGATCGAGTGGAAGCTGATCGAGACCGAGGAGTGGTGCCGCTACATCGTGCGCTCGGGCGAGGACTACTACGCAACGAAGTCCGACAAGACCGGCACGGAGCGGGTCCACAAGCTCTCGATCAAGCGTTAGCGACCCAGTCTGACAACCCCCCTGAAGTCGCACCGCTGCGTCGACATCGAGACGCTCCGCTCACAGGATCGACAGCGCAGGACGGACCTCATGACCGCTGGCCGAGGTGGCAGATGTCGAGACCTGGGCAGGGTCAGCGTCCGGCTCCCGGAGACCGACGTCAGGCGCGGGTTTGAACCTAGCAAGATCTGACAGGTGACGCGACGATGCGGGAAGCAGACACTGACGGCTCCCGGTGCACGCGTCTCGGCGGTCTCGCCCGCGACTCGACGCGTCGGCGACAGGGAGTGCCGCCATGGATGCCTGTCTTGTTCCGTCT is drawn from Methylibium petroleiphilum PM1 and contains these coding sequences:
- a CDS encoding DUF995 domain-containing protein, whose protein sequence is MKNLARYILCLSPLACSTAFAQAAEVKVLRDLDATGRTTLTREELVQLLPGANMSRISAKGNTHIWKNESGGSFIISSDNRDRGAVASTAAGKWSISDDGRYCVLIEWKLIETEEWCRYIVRSGEDYYATKSDKTGTERVHKLSIKR